In Mycolicibacterium phocaicum, one DNA window encodes the following:
- a CDS encoding phage baseplate assembly protein V yields the protein MMLTGTAALAVTVDGSPVPVDLTARIVSARVATRLGLPAQAELAYSVVRGSGAELGIFPLGAALTVRLEGDQTPLFAGQITASALVHGPDGATQIRVRGYDKLHLLRKRQQLRYFSDVTAVQLAEQLCGPDGISVSADETGPQFQRIVQYSQTDFELLRETCSSAGLYPVLSGDELRLCTLRGSDDFLPLELGRTLFDATVEANLDRAAQGFTAFGWDRQSAKLFREQVGSPRGGATVPTGPDLSTLGLDGELMLLDQQGATATEVAARAQAELDVRAASTVTLRGTAAGDAALRAGVCVEISGVAADFTGRYVLTEAIHTVDATGFHTTVSTEPPAIPAARPSTAITLGTVTDVADPEGLGRVQVRLPAYGDPDVGWLGVLCAGAGKKRGLVILPDVGDTVLVALSHGPVGGVVLGGLYGGEKPPDAGVDGGKVKRWSMHTDDGQRIIVDDGAHTITVANRGGSTLSLAPGKVTLHAETDLDITAPGKTITIKAKAVEFMREE from the coding sequence ATGATGCTGACCGGTACCGCCGCGCTGGCGGTCACAGTGGACGGCTCGCCGGTACCCGTGGACCTCACCGCGAGGATCGTATCGGCGAGGGTTGCAACGCGTCTCGGGCTGCCGGCTCAGGCCGAACTGGCCTACTCGGTGGTTCGTGGCAGCGGCGCCGAACTGGGTATCTTCCCGCTCGGCGCAGCCTTGACCGTGCGGCTGGAAGGCGACCAGACGCCGCTGTTCGCAGGCCAGATCACCGCAAGTGCGTTGGTGCACGGACCCGACGGCGCGACACAGATCCGGGTTCGGGGCTACGACAAGCTTCATCTCTTGCGCAAACGTCAACAGTTGCGGTACTTCTCGGATGTCACCGCCGTCCAGTTGGCCGAGCAGCTGTGTGGGCCGGACGGCATCAGCGTCTCTGCTGACGAGACCGGCCCGCAATTCCAGCGCATCGTCCAGTACAGCCAGACCGATTTCGAACTGCTGCGTGAAACCTGCTCCAGCGCAGGTCTTTACCCCGTTCTGAGCGGAGATGAACTGCGGCTGTGCACGTTGCGGGGCAGCGACGACTTTTTGCCACTCGAACTCGGCCGGACCCTTTTCGATGCGACCGTCGAGGCGAACCTGGATCGGGCCGCGCAGGGTTTCACGGCTTTCGGCTGGGACCGGCAGAGCGCCAAGCTGTTCCGTGAGCAGGTGGGCAGCCCGCGCGGTGGCGCGACCGTGCCGACCGGGCCCGACCTGAGCACTCTCGGCCTCGACGGCGAGCTGATGCTGCTCGATCAGCAGGGCGCCACCGCCACCGAGGTGGCGGCCCGGGCGCAGGCCGAACTCGATGTCCGGGCAGCGTCGACGGTGACGTTGCGGGGTACCGCAGCCGGTGACGCCGCTCTGCGTGCCGGGGTGTGCGTCGAGATCAGCGGCGTCGCCGCGGACTTCACCGGACGCTACGTGCTCACCGAAGCGATCCACACCGTCGACGCGACCGGATTCCACACCACGGTGAGCACCGAGCCGCCCGCTATTCCCGCCGCGCGTCCGTCGACGGCCATCACTCTCGGCACAGTGACCGACGTCGCCGACCCCGAAGGGCTTGGGCGCGTGCAGGTTCGGTTGCCCGCCTACGGGGACCCCGACGTGGGCTGGCTCGGTGTGCTGTGCGCCGGCGCGGGGAAGAAGCGTGGCCTGGTCATCCTGCCGGATGTCGGTGACACCGTGCTGGTCGCCCTTTCCCATGGACCGGTCGGAGGTGTGGTCCTCGGCGGACTGTACGGCGGCGAGAAGCCGCCCGACGCCGGGGTCGACGGCGGCAAGGTCAAGCGGTGGTCGATGCACACCGATGACGGGCAGCGGATCATCGTCGACGACGGGGCCCACACCATCACCGTCGCGAACCGCGGCGGCAGCACGCTCAGTCTGGCGCCGGGCAAGGTCACGTTGCATGCGGAGACGGATCTGGACATCACGGCGCCGGGGAAGACCATCACGATCAAGGCGAAGGCCGTCGAATTCATGCGGGAGGAGTGA
- a CDS encoding GPW/gp25 family protein, with product MTADYNAFRFTGAGLDAYGPTGLSTTPTGQVAMVDGAGAIRQALMLLLSTVPGDRLMRPDYGSYLHRLLFANNDQTTAGLAIHYVRQAVHRWEPRVSIIDVDADVDPEIDSRLNITLTYRIRATLSTETLVYPLDLEGGTP from the coding sequence ATGACGGCCGACTACAACGCTTTCCGCTTCACCGGGGCAGGCCTGGATGCCTACGGCCCGACCGGACTGTCGACCACGCCGACCGGCCAGGTGGCGATGGTCGACGGCGCCGGCGCCATCCGGCAGGCCCTGATGCTGCTGTTGTCGACGGTCCCCGGTGACCGCCTGATGCGCCCCGACTACGGCTCGTATCTGCACCGGCTACTGTTCGCCAACAACGATCAGACCACTGCCGGGCTGGCCATCCACTACGTCAGGCAGGCGGTACACCGCTGGGAGCCGAGGGTTTCCATCATCGACGTCGATGCTGATGTGGATCCGGAGATCGACTCCCGGCTCAATATCACGCTGACCTACCGCATCCGAGCCACACTGAGCACAGAGACGCTCGTCTACCCGCTGGATCTGGAAGGCGGCACGCCATGA
- a CDS encoding baseplate J/gp47 family protein, producing MTFPVPNLDDRTFVDLVLEARDRARNACPAWTDMSVNDPGMALIEVFAHLTEVMIYRLNRLPEKSYLTFLNLIGLSRRPPSAAWVELTFARDSRETDSEKPAITIPAGTRVTTGAGALSQTVFVVPDAVVIPAGQDSAVARGHHCAIVDGELLGTGTGRAGQRFTAAHAPIVMTTEPLSLMLGVQVVGDRDERRAAREYGGHEFEIWQAVDSFADVGAQDRAYIVDRSTGTVIFGPSVSGAAVVPAAGAEIRLWYRTGGGVGGNVAAGQLSAIEPRIDGVTVTNVHPAQGGLDLEEVGAALERGPYEFFSLKRAVTARDYEVLATVSSSGVARARAFTRVDVRPFAQRGSIEVVLVPQVSAQDRPGGRLSLATMLAHEVEEARVRTETDLSSRGMIGTTCVTSWAKYKEVSVEGRIVVRPEEDAAAVRDRVHERLNRMISPLPTAENTTGWQFGESLRASTVYQLLEGSEPGVRYVDELRFVIGEAPDGQIRGTVADPYQDNTWYCGSGEVLFRSVNDGKGWESIWRFPGEEVMTIVPAPRAVRAGMVERTGTLALATRRTDTGGSRVYLSDDLGETWTMIEELGPTVNDIAWIERDTVAALLLATDGGLYELKLLAEPPAPDLVIFEPAEQDRALYAVETVISEQGKWAVIVATQAKQGIYLSVEGGRAGSFGQVGPAPGIDSRCLTVQLSGPTTVVWVGIGESEQGGIGTGCLRARLFEADLRWETLSTGWAGGTCWDVALDGGRALAATQSAGVLMLDAAAQNPVWLAPDASSGLPLRPEQRARFEAVQSADAKAGTVIVGGPKGVYRNGVAGRWSSAANRVSTDEVTIPDTWLLCSGEHNITVVGSYAQPSD from the coding sequence ATGACCTTCCCCGTGCCGAATCTGGACGACCGCACCTTCGTCGACCTCGTGCTCGAAGCCCGCGACCGTGCGCGTAACGCCTGCCCCGCGTGGACGGACATGAGCGTGAACGATCCGGGCATGGCGCTCATCGAGGTCTTTGCACACCTGACCGAGGTGATGATCTACCGGCTCAACCGGCTGCCCGAGAAGTCCTACCTGACTTTCCTCAACCTGATCGGGCTCTCCCGGCGGCCGCCGAGCGCCGCCTGGGTGGAGCTGACCTTCGCGCGCGACAGCCGCGAAACCGATTCGGAGAAGCCGGCAATCACCATCCCGGCGGGTACCCGGGTGACAACCGGTGCCGGTGCCCTGTCGCAGACTGTCTTCGTCGTTCCCGACGCTGTCGTGATCCCGGCCGGTCAGGACTCCGCGGTCGCGCGCGGCCACCACTGCGCCATCGTGGACGGCGAGCTCCTGGGCACCGGAACAGGCCGCGCCGGTCAGCGGTTCACCGCCGCGCACGCACCGATCGTCATGACGACCGAACCGCTGTCGCTGATGCTGGGTGTTCAGGTCGTCGGGGACCGCGACGAGCGGCGGGCGGCACGCGAGTACGGCGGCCACGAATTCGAAATCTGGCAAGCAGTGGACAGTTTCGCCGACGTCGGGGCTCAGGACCGGGCGTACATCGTGGACCGGTCGACCGGCACGGTGATTTTCGGGCCGAGTGTCTCCGGGGCGGCGGTCGTCCCAGCGGCCGGCGCGGAGATCCGATTGTGGTACCGAACCGGCGGGGGTGTCGGCGGCAACGTCGCCGCCGGTCAGTTGAGCGCCATCGAACCGCGCATCGACGGCGTCACGGTGACGAACGTGCATCCGGCGCAGGGCGGTTTGGACCTCGAAGAGGTCGGCGCCGCGCTGGAGCGTGGGCCGTATGAGTTCTTCTCGCTGAAACGCGCTGTGACAGCGCGGGATTACGAAGTGCTGGCGACCGTCAGCTCCAGTGGCGTCGCTCGTGCCCGCGCCTTCACCCGGGTCGATGTGCGGCCGTTTGCGCAGCGCGGATCGATCGAAGTGGTTCTGGTACCGCAGGTTTCGGCGCAGGATCGTCCCGGCGGCAGGCTGAGTCTGGCCACGATGCTCGCGCACGAGGTGGAAGAAGCCCGGGTACGCACGGAAACAGACCTGAGCAGTCGCGGCATGATCGGCACCACGTGCGTGACCAGTTGGGCGAAATACAAGGAGGTTTCGGTCGAAGGCCGCATCGTGGTGCGGCCCGAAGAGGATGCGGCAGCGGTACGGGACAGGGTGCACGAGCGCCTGAACCGGATGATCAGTCCCTTGCCGACCGCGGAGAACACCACAGGGTGGCAGTTCGGTGAGTCCCTCCGGGCATCGACGGTTTACCAGTTGCTGGAAGGCTCCGAGCCGGGTGTGCGCTACGTGGACGAGTTGAGGTTCGTCATCGGCGAGGCGCCCGACGGTCAGATTCGCGGCACGGTGGCGGACCCCTATCAGGACAACACCTGGTACTGCGGATCCGGCGAGGTGCTGTTCCGGTCGGTCAACGACGGCAAGGGCTGGGAGAGCATCTGGCGGTTCCCGGGCGAGGAAGTCATGACGATCGTGCCGGCCCCCCGGGCCGTGCGGGCGGGCATGGTCGAGCGCACCGGAACCCTGGCCCTGGCCACCCGGCGGACCGACACCGGCGGCTCACGGGTGTATCTGTCCGACGATCTCGGCGAGACCTGGACAATGATCGAAGAGCTGGGCCCGACCGTCAACGACATCGCCTGGATCGAGCGAGACACCGTCGCCGCGCTGCTCCTGGCCACCGACGGCGGCCTCTACGAACTCAAACTGCTCGCCGAACCGCCCGCTCCGGATCTGGTGATCTTCGAACCCGCAGAACAGGATCGGGCGCTGTACGCCGTCGAGACGGTGATCTCCGAACAGGGCAAGTGGGCCGTGATCGTCGCCACCCAGGCCAAGCAGGGGATCTACCTCTCGGTCGAGGGCGGACGGGCCGGGTCGTTCGGCCAGGTCGGCCCCGCACCCGGCATCGACAGCCGGTGCCTGACCGTCCAGCTCAGCGGGCCCACCACCGTGGTGTGGGTCGGTATCGGCGAGTCGGAACAGGGCGGCATCGGCACCGGATGCCTGCGCGCGCGCCTCTTCGAAGCCGATCTGCGGTGGGAGACGCTGAGCACCGGCTGGGCCGGTGGCACGTGTTGGGACGTCGCGCTCGACGGTGGCCGGGCGCTCGCGGCAACGCAGAGCGCCGGTGTGCTGATGCTCGACGCCGCCGCACAGAACCCCGTGTGGCTGGCGCCCGACGCGAGCAGCGGGCTGCCGCTGCGGCCCGAGCAACGTGCCCGCTTCGAAGCGGTGCAGAGCGCTGATGCCAAGGCGGGCACCGTCATTGTGGGAGGCCCGAAAGGCGTGTACCGGAACGGCGTCGCGGGCCGCTGGTCGTCAGCGGCCAACCGGGTCAGTACCGACGAGGTGACCATCCCTGACACCTGGCTGCTCTGCTCCGGGGAACACAACATCACGGTGGTGGGAAGCTATGCGCAGCCCAGCGATTAA
- a CDS encoding phage tail protein translates to MRSPAIKRLLPAAFQDAADEGTVLAALLDAMEVLQAPDEELIGNFDAQFTPYTARDDFLAFLARWVTLDYLVGVRRPGATDTVLVPPTQMRNLIASAATLAQLRGTAAGLRRFLEVATGVAGFEIIETPDQPFHFSVRIPADASAYAGVVQHIVNHEKPAAMTADLQLTEATR, encoded by the coding sequence ATGCGCAGCCCAGCGATTAAACGGTTGTTGCCGGCGGCGTTTCAGGACGCGGCCGATGAGGGCACCGTCCTGGCGGCGCTGCTCGATGCCATGGAGGTTCTCCAGGCTCCGGATGAGGAACTGATCGGAAATTTCGACGCGCAGTTCACCCCGTACACCGCGCGGGACGACTTCCTCGCGTTCCTCGCCCGGTGGGTGACGCTGGATTACCTTGTCGGCGTGCGTCGTCCGGGTGCGACGGACACGGTGCTGGTCCCGCCGACCCAGATGCGCAATCTCATCGCCTCAGCCGCCACCCTGGCGCAGCTGCGCGGCACCGCTGCCGGGCTGCGCAGGTTCTTGGAAGTCGCCACGGGGGTTGCCGGTTTCGAGATAATCGAGACGCCCGATCAGCCGTTCCATTTCAGTGTGCGCATACCGGCGGACGCCAGCGCGTATGCCGGTGTGGTGCAACACATCGTCAACCATGAGAAACCCGCGGCGATGACCGCGGACCTACAGCTCACGGAGGCAACACGATGA
- a CDS encoding PASTA domain-containing protein produces the protein MDIVGSEQAQTSWFTVAEPQQLIPHGGSKQFTATVKPGEKAPAGTHWLAGRVYSADAAPEEDSVTSNRVTFEIKPPPEKPKSKNWLWALIAGVVLLLVIGGVVTALTMRRSGVDVPDVGGKTQAQAEQVLKDIGLVPKVRSQPSGEANGNVISQEPMAGNSLKKGSTVTIVVSSGADLVQIPTLVGMDVNAASEVVQKAGLVSEIAIVANSQARGIVVNTDPKQGSVARGSKVILYVSTGPSGDTSGLCKLRPWICTNRINPNIKVLPGMTIPAHP, from the coding sequence GTGGACATCGTCGGCAGCGAGCAGGCTCAGACATCGTGGTTCACCGTCGCCGAGCCACAACAGTTGATACCGCACGGCGGCTCCAAGCAGTTCACGGCAACGGTGAAACCTGGCGAGAAGGCACCGGCCGGGACGCACTGGCTAGCGGGCCGGGTCTACTCGGCGGACGCTGCGCCAGAAGAGGATTCGGTGACGTCAAACCGGGTCACCTTCGAGATCAAGCCGCCGCCGGAGAAGCCGAAATCCAAGAACTGGTTGTGGGCGCTGATCGCTGGTGTGGTGCTGCTGTTGGTCATCGGCGGCGTGGTGACGGCATTGACGATGCGCCGTAGTGGTGTCGACGTGCCGGACGTCGGCGGCAAAACCCAGGCGCAGGCCGAGCAGGTACTCAAGGACATCGGGTTGGTGCCGAAGGTGAGATCGCAGCCCAGCGGCGAGGCGAACGGCAACGTGATCAGCCAGGAGCCGATGGCCGGTAATAGTCTGAAGAAGGGCTCGACGGTGACGATCGTCGTCTCGTCTGGCGCCGATCTGGTGCAGATACCGACACTGGTCGGCATGGACGTCAACGCCGCTTCGGAGGTGGTTCAGAAAGCCGGTCTGGTTTCCGAGATTGCAATAGTTGCGAACTCTCAGGCAAGGGGAATCGTCGTTAACACCGATCCGAAGCAAGGATCGGTGGCCAGAGGCAGCAAGGTGATTCTGTACGTGTCGACGGGGCCGTCCGGTGACACGTCGGGCTTGTGCAAGCTGCGGCCGTGGATCTGCACGAATAGGATCAACCCCAACATCAAGGTTCTTCCCGGCATGACGATTCCGGCTCATCCGTAG
- a CDS encoding ceramidase domain-containing protein produces MSEKPQTSMSLMRRWSWLIICGGCILVVACIALLGSIASGSPWADVTSDQVMSYRHEQCEAVDKTAFFLQIANFWSNFAYLAAGLMILFFNRSMPGRFVGGYLCFLAVCSAWFHGTLTGIGKTLDIVGVYAVLLAIIAYGLIELMDWSYDEWQSWLLMIAAGVIGVITGFLRTDVFLFDSDLFTPALVVIIIGGMVWAALARKTRMGIEPVAEGNMWWALGVTVATGLLALVFKYTDGTKNLLAQHDGHYYECLYSHTSVLQGHALWHILTGVMFVGMFEYFRAFRMRSESPFPWRHP; encoded by the coding sequence ATGAGCGAAAAACCGCAAACATCAATGAGTCTGATGCGGCGCTGGAGCTGGCTGATCATCTGCGGTGGGTGCATTCTCGTGGTGGCGTGCATAGCCCTGCTCGGTTCGATTGCTTCCGGATCGCCCTGGGCCGATGTGACGTCTGATCAGGTCATGAGCTATCGCCACGAACAGTGCGAGGCAGTCGACAAGACGGCCTTCTTTCTGCAGATCGCCAACTTCTGGTCCAATTTCGCGTATCTGGCTGCCGGGTTGATGATTCTGTTCTTCAACCGCTCCATGCCCGGACGGTTCGTCGGCGGCTACTTGTGCTTCCTGGCTGTCTGCAGCGCCTGGTTCCACGGCACGCTGACAGGCATCGGCAAGACGCTGGACATCGTCGGCGTCTACGCGGTGCTGCTCGCCATCATCGCCTATGGATTGATCGAGCTGATGGACTGGTCATACGACGAGTGGCAGTCATGGCTCTTGATGATCGCCGCAGGCGTCATCGGTGTGATCACAGGATTTCTCCGGACAGATGTCTTCCTGTTCGATTCCGATCTGTTCACTCCCGCGTTGGTGGTGATCATCATCGGCGGGATGGTGTGGGCGGCATTGGCACGCAAGACCCGGATGGGGATCGAGCCGGTGGCGGAGGGAAATATGTGGTGGGCGCTGGGTGTCACCGTTGCCACGGGGCTACTCGCGCTCGTCTTCAAGTACACCGACGGAACCAAAAACCTACTGGCGCAGCATGACGGTCACTACTACGAGTGCCTCTACAGTCACACGTCGGTCCTTCAGGGGCACGCACTGTGGCACATATTGACCGGGGTGATGTTCGTCGGCATGTTCGAGTACTTCCGGGCGTTCCGGATGCGCTCGGAATCACCATTCCCGTGGCGGCATCCTTGA